A region of Sandaracinaceae bacterium DNA encodes the following proteins:
- a CDS encoding EamA family transporter, whose amino-acid sequence MLPAKILVTIVLMGSIPMWIRMVQGSPAEIGAVRLTWGLALTLLFMRRRIDFRAIVRGSKDANVPAYVLPIIGLFFGAHWFLYFESIQLSSASLGILALSTYGVHVTWMGAVFSSRPTTGRDWVAVLCSAAGAWVAAPPYDPSGHAFLGFVLGMLSAVFYAALPLLHQRAQGLSLPTRSTAQFFFAWLVFVPVASAQPWALDTRSWVALTVLGVLCTFVAHNLWIEVTTAVRPATSGVLYYLAIPVTMVLDTFVLNNPPALGQWAGAALVLAGNGFAWWTAIQRRTPTDALG is encoded by the coding sequence ATGCTGCCGGCCAAGATCTTGGTGACCATCGTGCTCATGGGCTCCATCCCCATGTGGATCCGCATGGTGCAGGGCAGCCCGGCCGAGATCGGGGCCGTGCGCCTGACGTGGGGCCTCGCGCTGACCCTGCTCTTCATGCGCCGGCGCATCGACTTCCGCGCCATCGTGCGCGGCAGCAAGGACGCGAACGTGCCCGCCTACGTGCTGCCCATCATCGGGCTGTTCTTCGGGGCGCACTGGTTCCTGTACTTCGAGTCCATCCAGCTCAGCAGCGCCAGCTTGGGGATCCTCGCGCTCAGCACCTACGGCGTGCACGTGACGTGGATGGGCGCGGTGTTCTCGTCGCGGCCCACCACCGGGCGCGACTGGGTCGCCGTGCTGTGCTCCGCAGCGGGCGCCTGGGTGGCGGCCCCTCCCTACGACCCCAGCGGCCACGCGTTCCTGGGCTTCGTGCTGGGGATGCTCAGCGCCGTGTTCTACGCAGCGCTGCCCTTGCTGCACCAGCGCGCACAGGGGCTCTCGCTGCCCACCCGCAGCACGGCGCAGTTCTTCTTCGCGTGGCTCGTGTTCGTGCCCGTCGCCAGCGCGCAGCCGTGGGCCCTCGATACCCGCTCGTGGGTGGCCCTCACCGTGCTGGGCGTGCTGTGCACCTTCGTCGCGCACAACCTGTGGATCGAGGTCACCACCGCCGTGCGCCCCGCCACCTCGGGCGTGCTCTACTACCTCGCCATCCCCGTCACGATGGTGCTGGACACCTTCGTGCTGAACAACCCGCCCGCCCTCGGCCAGTGGGCCGGCGCCGCCCTCGTCTTGGCCGGCAACGGGTTCGCCTGGTGGACCGCCATCCAGCGTCGCACCCCCACCGACGCGTTGGGGTAG
- the cydB gene encoding cytochrome d ubiquinol oxidase subunit II — MLELTWFALTALPLIAYTVLDGFDLGVGMLHHRVARTDDERRAVLRSIGPVWDGNEVWLVVAGATLYLAFPVVFGVAFSGFYLPLTLVLWLLTFRALGIELRHLLPHPLFSALWDASFAGASGLLTFALGAALGNVVRGVSLDSEGQFFAPLWTSVWWPAPGTEGQVGVVDAYTALCGLSAVAVLALHGALWLAHRVDGVVGERARADAPKLLRAAGLLVTLLTGATLYVQPNLLHNLSARPIGLVAPLGGLGALGMLAAAIRKGRFRRAFRASAAFITALLASAAYAIFPYVLPAREAARGLTVHAAANHADALVTALYWWVPGALLGAAYCVFAYRSLPAPRPDVPLASAPTAGAD; from the coding sequence ATGCTGGAGCTCACCTGGTTCGCGCTGACTGCGCTCCCGCTGATCGCCTACACGGTCCTGGATGGCTTCGACCTGGGCGTGGGCATGCTGCACCACCGCGTCGCACGCACGGACGACGAGCGACGCGCCGTGCTGCGCTCCATCGGGCCGGTGTGGGACGGCAACGAGGTCTGGCTGGTGGTCGCCGGGGCCACGCTGTACCTCGCGTTCCCCGTGGTGTTCGGCGTCGCCTTCAGCGGCTTCTACCTGCCGCTCACCTTGGTGCTGTGGCTGCTCACCTTCCGCGCCCTCGGCATCGAGCTGCGGCACTTGCTGCCCCATCCGCTCTTCAGCGCGCTCTGGGACGCGTCGTTCGCGGGCGCGAGCGGGCTCCTGACCTTCGCGCTGGGGGCAGCCCTGGGCAACGTGGTGCGAGGGGTCTCGCTGGACTCGGAGGGTCAGTTCTTCGCCCCGTTGTGGACGAGCGTGTGGTGGCCGGCGCCTGGCACCGAAGGGCAGGTGGGCGTGGTCGACGCGTACACGGCGCTGTGCGGACTGAGCGCGGTGGCGGTGCTCGCGCTGCACGGGGCGCTGTGGCTCGCGCACCGCGTGGACGGGGTCGTTGGGGAGCGAGCGCGGGCCGACGCCCCCAAGCTGCTGCGCGCCGCGGGCCTGCTGGTCACGCTGCTGACGGGAGCGACGCTGTATGTGCAGCCCAACCTGCTGCACAACCTGAGCGCGCGCCCCATCGGGCTCGTCGCGCCGCTGGGTGGACTGGGCGCCCTGGGCATGCTCGCCGCGGCGATTCGCAAAGGGCGCTTCCGGCGAGCGTTCCGCGCGTCGGCGGCGTTCATCACGGCCCTCCTGGCGAGCGCGGCCTACGCCATCTTCCCGTATGTGCTCCCGGCCCGCGAGGCGGCGCGGGGGCTGACCGTGCACGCGGCCGCGAACCACGCGGACGCGCTGGTCACCGCGCTGTATTGGTGGGTGCCAGGCGCCCTGCTCGGCGCGGCCTACTGCGTGTTCGCGTATCGCAGCTTGCCAGCACCGCGCCCCGACGTGCCGCTGGCTTCGGCCCCCACGGCGGGCGCGGACTGA
- a CDS encoding DUF3592 domain-containing protein codes for MEKQHATSLTREQRGWLWGLVVGALLVVLPIGYLAVRGLHNERRLSHEAARACAQVTDQRMMASARRRVFELQYVFSVANTRYTHSDETGRSGLWADVPQREWEQAQGGECIEVIYLPDDPAVNRPARATLVNDPVGNKVAALLLCALTLGLCGAGVVGTLRVARAELHGFELVGPDEWILRSVRGERRVPTSSIKRAVLIMLPPARAHPPWRFDTDVLKLKLDGGEEVLIEAPPGPITSAATSALEATGDLSWRGRRRRRR; via the coding sequence ATGGAGAAGCAACACGCGACGTCGCTCACCAGAGAGCAGCGGGGCTGGCTGTGGGGGCTGGTGGTGGGTGCGTTGCTCGTGGTGCTCCCCATCGGGTATCTCGCGGTGCGCGGGCTCCACAACGAGCGGCGTCTCTCCCATGAAGCGGCACGCGCGTGTGCCCAGGTGACCGACCAGCGCATGATGGCCAGCGCGCGCCGACGGGTGTTCGAGCTGCAGTACGTCTTCTCGGTGGCCAACACGCGCTACACGCACTCGGACGAGACGGGGCGCAGCGGGCTGTGGGCGGACGTGCCCCAGCGCGAGTGGGAGCAGGCGCAGGGCGGCGAGTGTATCGAGGTGATCTACCTACCGGACGACCCCGCGGTGAACCGGCCGGCGCGTGCGACGCTCGTGAACGACCCGGTGGGCAACAAGGTGGCTGCGCTGCTGCTCTGCGCGCTGACCCTCGGGCTCTGCGGCGCTGGTGTGGTCGGGACGCTGCGCGTGGCGCGGGCGGAGCTGCACGGCTTCGAGCTCGTGGGCCCCGACGAGTGGATCCTGCGCAGCGTGCGTGGGGAGCGTCGCGTGCCGACCAGCAGCATCAAGCGGGCGGTGCTCATCATGCTGCCGCCTGCACGCGCGCACCCTCCGTGGCGCTTCGACACGGACGTGCTGAAGCTCAAGCTCGATGGGGGCGAAGAGGTGCTCATCGAGGCCCCGCCGGGGCCCATCACGAGCGCGGCGACGAGCGCGCTCGAGGCTACCGGCGACCTCTCGTGGCGCGGGCGGCGCCGCAGACGCCGCTGA
- a CDS encoding tetratricopeptide repeat protein, which yields MRSVSKPWSLSMFALLAACGSGDAAAPAAPTPSAPAAPTATAPTAPAEPSGQPPSSGAPSSTRVGAAVDRAAAAAARQHPEARERSRQVRTALRAGRAAAQAGQHQAALPHFEQALALAPSDERLLCETGFVAYRAGDLDRAALLVGKALERFGNPQQVAEAMRVPFAMCLYNAGRVAEDRAHADEARERYRTSLMLRENRIVRERLEGLGAAAAAPAARASGTASLDALVARLREVRCGASDADEEGGTCDVEVEQQVSGGSAELSEAALVRVVTGDLGSETYLELALRGRDGWHAAGTVLYVYNPGAFGISEEGEVGELEFTALVPGGPSALRVDISHNRSDADIGINEAEFTSDTSTVLCGAVDGAPRCVRLPREHDYTREVMEAGGEDDEEPHEGLPIHERYVIDLAFQPEAGTVTLQASEGALPTQLARWAGSHPLLDLLRSPDLALHVDL from the coding sequence ATGAGAAGCGTGTCCAAGCCCTGGTCCCTTTCCATGTTCGCCCTGCTCGCAGCCTGCGGCTCGGGTGACGCTGCTGCCCCCGCAGCACCGACGCCGAGTGCGCCCGCCGCGCCGACGGCGACGGCCCCAACGGCTCCGGCCGAGCCGAGCGGCCAGCCGCCCAGCTCCGGCGCTCCCAGCAGCACGCGCGTCGGGGCTGCCGTCGACCGCGCCGCAGCGGCCGCGGCGCGCCAGCACCCGGAGGCTCGCGAACGCAGCCGTCAGGTGCGCACCGCCCTCCGCGCCGGCCGCGCGGCCGCGCAGGCAGGGCAGCACCAAGCAGCGCTCCCCCACTTCGAGCAGGCCCTCGCGCTGGCCCCCTCCGACGAGCGCCTGCTGTGCGAGACGGGCTTCGTGGCGTATCGCGCTGGCGACCTGGACCGGGCCGCGCTCTTGGTCGGAAAGGCGCTGGAGCGCTTCGGCAACCCTCAGCAAGTGGCGGAGGCGATGCGCGTGCCGTTCGCCATGTGCCTGTACAACGCTGGGCGCGTGGCCGAGGATCGCGCCCACGCCGACGAAGCGCGCGAGCGCTACCGCACGTCCCTCATGCTGCGCGAGAACCGGATCGTGCGGGAGCGTCTCGAGGGCCTCGGCGCGGCCGCCGCTGCTCCCGCCGCACGCGCCTCGGGGACGGCCTCCCTGGATGCGCTGGTCGCGCGACTGCGCGAGGTCCGCTGTGGAGCCTCGGACGCGGACGAGGAAGGCGGGACGTGCGACGTCGAGGTCGAGCAGCAGGTGTCTGGGGGCTCCGCCGAGCTCAGCGAAGCGGCGCTCGTCCGCGTCGTCACGGGAGACTTGGGCTCCGAGACCTACCTCGAGCTCGCGCTGCGTGGCCGCGACGGATGGCACGCCGCGGGCACCGTCCTCTACGTCTACAACCCCGGCGCGTTCGGCATCTCCGAAGAGGGGGAGGTCGGCGAGCTCGAGTTCACCGCGCTCGTCCCGGGCGGCCCCTCGGCCCTGCGTGTGGACATCAGCCACAACCGCAGCGACGCGGACATTGGCATCAACGAGGCCGAGTTCACGTCCGACACGTCCACCGTGCTGTGTGGCGCCGTGGACGGCGCGCCGCGCTGCGTGCGCCTACCGCGCGAGCACGACTACACCCGCGAGGTGATGGAGGCCGGTGGCGAAGACGACGAGGAGCCACACGAGGGCCTGCCCATCCACGAGCGCTACGTCATCGACCTCGCCTTCCAGCCCGAGGCAGGCACTGTGACGTTGCAGGCGAGCGAGGGTGCCCTCCCCACCCAGCTCGCACGCTGGGCAGGGAGCCACCCCCTGCTGGATCTGCTGCGCTCTCCCGACCTCGCGCTCCACGTCGACCTCTGA
- a CDS encoding NAD-dependent epimerase/dehydratase family protein has translation MPNAQSHTPRNVLVTGGAGFIGSHVVRVALSEGAKVRVLIEPGSPVQNLEGLDVERVYGDLMDPPSLARAVAGCDTVFHLAAIFDYWLPRAERMFEVNVEGTVHLMEAAKGAGVQRVIKTSSIAAVGVRPGEEPADETTQYNSWATADDYIHSKYIAELEAMRFNMEGLPVVACLPTFPIGDADIRPTPTGEMVRVWVDEENPAYFGGGANFVNVKDLARGHWLAALHGRPGQRYILGGPENITFQDLSARIARATGGTPAKHAITGRTKGVMATMGRLNEALSSVTKQKPVFVERGIKFMVDNYIYFDITKAREELGYAPTSIDDGIADAVAWFQAGRSLAKRKKR, from the coding sequence ATGCCGAACGCTCAGTCACACACCCCCCGCAACGTCCTCGTCACCGGGGGCGCGGGGTTCATCGGGTCGCACGTGGTGCGCGTGGCGCTCTCGGAGGGCGCGAAGGTGCGCGTCCTGATCGAGCCGGGGTCTCCCGTGCAGAACCTCGAGGGGCTGGACGTGGAGCGCGTCTACGGGGACCTGATGGACCCGCCGTCCCTCGCGCGCGCCGTCGCCGGCTGCGACACGGTCTTTCACCTGGCGGCCATCTTCGACTACTGGCTGCCGCGCGCCGAGCGCATGTTCGAGGTGAACGTGGAGGGCACCGTCCACCTCATGGAGGCCGCCAAGGGTGCCGGTGTGCAGCGCGTGATCAAGACCAGCTCCATCGCCGCCGTGGGCGTGCGCCCGGGAGAGGAGCCCGCCGACGAGACCACGCAGTACAACAGCTGGGCCACCGCCGACGACTACATCCACAGCAAGTACATCGCCGAGCTGGAGGCGATGCGCTTCAACATGGAGGGCCTGCCCGTGGTGGCGTGCCTGCCCACGTTCCCCATCGGTGACGCCGACATCCGGCCCACGCCCACGGGCGAGATGGTGCGCGTGTGGGTGGACGAGGAGAACCCGGCGTACTTTGGCGGCGGGGCCAACTTCGTGAACGTGAAGGACCTGGCCCGCGGTCACTGGCTGGCCGCGCTCCACGGGCGCCCCGGTCAGCGCTACATCCTGGGCGGCCCCGAGAACATCACGTTCCAGGACCTGTCCGCGCGCATCGCCCGCGCCACGGGTGGCACCCCGGCCAAGCACGCCATCACCGGCCGCACCAAGGGGGTCATGGCGACGATGGGCCGGCTCAACGAGGCCCTCTCGAGCGTCACCAAGCAGAAGCCCGTCTTCGTCGAGCGGGGCATCAAGTTCATGGTCGACAACTACATCTACTTCGACATCACCAAGGCGCGTGAGGAGCTGGGCTACGCGCCGACCTCCATCGACGATGGCATCGCCGACGCGGTGGCGTGGTTCCAGGCCGGGCGCTCGCTCGCGAAGCGCAAGAAACGCTGA
- a CDS encoding cytochrome ubiquinol oxidase subunit I gives MDALAAHRFQFAFTVTYHYLFPQLTMGLALLVVVLKAIGLRSGAGPRATLANEAARFWIRVFALTFVMGVVTGIPLEFQFGTNWARFSTAAGGVISQTLAMEGIFAFVLESAFLGLLVYGEQRLGPRGHFVAALMVCVGTWLSGWFIVVTNAFMQHPVGYELLPDGSLRLASLTAYLTNPWAFVQYAHTMVGSVITAAFVMSGVGAYYTLMDQHREHAALFLRVGVIAGVVASVASAMPTGDLQARLVAEHKPISFAAMEGHFETEDGAGLVLVGQPNMDTLHLDNPIVLPRVLSIMTHQRWSARIEGLREYPREEWPDNVPLLYYAYHVMVGLGTLFMALMGGAAFLLWRRRLSETRPVLTALMLATPFPFIANTAGWMTAELGRQPWLLHGLMHTRDGTSLAVSEGNVLFTLLGFMGLYALLSLVFVLTLQRIVQQGPSPTEEAH, from the coding sequence ATGGACGCGCTCGCCGCCCACCGCTTCCAGTTCGCGTTCACCGTCACGTACCACTACCTGTTCCCGCAGCTCACCATGGGCCTTGCGCTGCTGGTGGTGGTGCTGAAGGCCATCGGGCTGCGCAGCGGGGCGGGCCCCCGCGCGACCTTGGCCAACGAGGCCGCGCGCTTCTGGATCCGGGTCTTCGCGCTCACCTTCGTGATGGGTGTGGTCACGGGCATCCCCCTCGAGTTCCAGTTCGGCACCAACTGGGCGCGCTTCAGCACGGCGGCCGGCGGGGTCATCTCGCAGACGCTGGCCATGGAGGGCATCTTCGCGTTCGTGCTGGAGTCCGCCTTCCTGGGCCTCCTGGTGTACGGGGAGCAGCGCCTGGGCCCGCGCGGTCACTTCGTCGCCGCGCTGATGGTGTGCGTGGGTACGTGGCTGAGCGGCTGGTTCATCGTCGTGACCAACGCGTTCATGCAGCACCCGGTGGGCTACGAGCTGCTCCCCGACGGGTCGCTGCGCCTCGCGAGCCTGACCGCGTACCTGACCAACCCGTGGGCCTTCGTCCAGTACGCCCACACCATGGTCGGGTCGGTCATCACCGCGGCCTTCGTGATGAGCGGCGTGGGCGCCTACTACACCCTCATGGACCAGCACCGCGAGCACGCGGCGCTCTTCCTCCGCGTGGGCGTCATCGCCGGGGTCGTCGCTTCCGTGGCGAGCGCCATGCCGACGGGCGACCTGCAGGCGCGGCTGGTGGCCGAGCACAAGCCCATCAGCTTTGCGGCCATGGAGGGGCACTTCGAGACCGAGGATGGCGCGGGGCTGGTGCTGGTCGGGCAGCCCAACATGGACACGCTGCACCTCGACAACCCCATCGTGCTGCCCCGCGTGCTGTCCATCATGACGCATCAGCGGTGGAGCGCGCGCATCGAGGGCCTGCGCGAGTACCCGCGCGAGGAGTGGCCCGACAACGTCCCCCTGCTCTACTACGCGTACCACGTGATGGTGGGGCTGGGGACGCTGTTCATGGCGCTCATGGGCGGCGCGGCGTTCCTCCTCTGGCGCCGCCGGCTGAGCGAGACGCGGCCCGTGCTGACCGCGCTGATGCTGGCGACCCCCTTCCCCTTCATCGCGAACACCGCGGGCTGGATGACCGCCGAGCTGGGTCGGCAGCCGTGGCTGCTGCATGGGCTCATGCACACGCGCGACGGAACCTCGCTCGCGGTCTCGGAGGGCAACGTGCTCTTCACGCTGCTGGGCTTCATGGGGCTCTACGCGCTGCTGTCGCTGGTGTTCGTCCTCACGCTGCAGCGCATCGTGCAGCAGGGCCCGTCGCCCACGGAGGAGGCGCACTGA
- a CDS encoding sensor histidine kinase codes for MSSRLDSLVPPLFRPVPPQSAQDEATFDDYAATLARQLGLMACAVMVFFTLAWWPLDLVVIPRAEHVPVFAALRWRALFVVLTGVLVFGVAKPAGDAALLAATVTYAAFSGAIGYSLGAAGPEGLQWFANAAIAIIPVAFIPLRLRARVVASSLVSGTLVGGYVLSNADTLSTPGFASQVSFQVFAVLLSIAVGELWLRVTRHAFFQQLATQRANAELAAMTDSLSDLVRERTSELQALAQHLSSVQESTLRRIARDLHDDLGQSMTAMRYALSRLSARAQRNSGEPLDLLLADLAALLDGSTQSLRTVVASLSPRILEDHGLEAAAEWLCERVTENTGVPCVLESRAAAGHSFESLAPQVALTMFRALQETTNNALKHSGATSIHVALALTSDDVTLAVTDDGRGYDAQADTLGFGIKGLRERVHELNGELRLDAEPGGGLKVLVRVPYESEAMS; via the coding sequence GTGAGCTCGCGCCTCGATTCCCTCGTCCCGCCGCTGTTTCGCCCCGTCCCGCCGCAGTCCGCGCAGGACGAGGCCACCTTCGACGACTACGCCGCGACACTGGCGCGCCAGCTGGGGCTCATGGCCTGCGCCGTGATGGTCTTCTTCACGCTGGCCTGGTGGCCGCTGGATCTGGTGGTCATTCCGAGGGCCGAGCACGTACCTGTGTTCGCCGCGCTGCGCTGGCGCGCGCTCTTCGTCGTCCTCACCGGGGTGCTCGTCTTCGGCGTCGCGAAGCCCGCCGGAGACGCCGCGCTGCTGGCGGCGACCGTGACGTACGCGGCCTTCTCGGGCGCCATCGGCTACTCCCTCGGAGCGGCCGGGCCCGAGGGGCTCCAGTGGTTCGCCAACGCTGCCATCGCGATCATCCCTGTCGCGTTCATCCCGCTGCGCCTGCGGGCCCGGGTCGTCGCGTCGAGCCTGGTCAGCGGCACGCTCGTGGGCGGGTACGTCCTGTCCAACGCGGATACCCTCTCGACCCCGGGTTTCGCGAGCCAGGTGAGCTTCCAGGTGTTCGCCGTGCTGCTGTCCATCGCCGTGGGAGAGCTGTGGCTACGCGTCACGCGTCACGCGTTCTTCCAGCAGCTGGCGACGCAGCGCGCGAACGCCGAGCTGGCCGCCATGACGGACTCCCTGAGCGACCTGGTGCGCGAGCGTACGAGCGAACTGCAGGCCCTGGCGCAGCACCTCTCGTCCGTGCAGGAGTCCACGCTGCGGCGCATCGCGCGCGACCTGCACGACGACCTGGGGCAGAGCATGACGGCCATGCGCTACGCGCTCTCACGCCTCTCGGCTCGTGCGCAGCGCAACAGCGGCGAGCCCCTCGACCTCTTGCTGGCGGACCTGGCAGCGCTCTTGGACGGGTCGACGCAGTCGCTGCGCACCGTGGTGGCCAGCCTGAGCCCGCGCATCCTGGAAGACCACGGGCTCGAGGCCGCCGCCGAGTGGCTGTGTGAGCGCGTCACGGAGAACACGGGGGTGCCCTGCGTGCTGGAGTCGCGCGCCGCGGCGGGGCACAGCTTCGAGAGCCTGGCCCCGCAGGTCGCGCTCACCATGTTCCGCGCGCTCCAGGAGACCACCAACAACGCGCTCAAGCACAGCGGCGCCACGTCCATCCACGTCGCGCTCGCGCTCACGAGTGACGACGTGACTCTGGCCGTCACGGACGACGGGCGCGGCTACGACGCGCAGGCGGACACGCTCGGGTTCGGCATCAAGGGTCTGCGGGAGCGGGTCCACGAGCTGAACGGCGAGCTGCGCCTGGACGCGGAGCCGGGCGGTGGGCTGAAGGTGCTGGTGCGCGTCCCGTACGAGAGCGAGGCTATGTCATGA
- a CDS encoding TerB family tellurite resistance protein, whose amino-acid sequence MEERMITALLVAKVLVADGIMADTEKARLLQIMEELRLDVAESEQVLLLDGMDAAVEAARGLPAETRAALMDRLAEVALVDGRLSPHELREIQELAAALDV is encoded by the coding sequence ATGGAAGAGCGAATGATCACTGCCCTGCTCGTGGCCAAGGTCCTGGTGGCGGACGGCATCATGGCGGACACCGAGAAGGCGCGACTGCTCCAGATCATGGAGGAGCTGCGGCTCGACGTCGCCGAGAGCGAGCAGGTGCTGCTGCTGGACGGAATGGACGCTGCCGTCGAGGCGGCGCGAGGGCTCCCCGCGGAGACGCGCGCCGCGCTGATGGACAGGCTGGCGGAGGTTGCGCTGGTGGACGGAAGGCTGAGCCCGCACGAGCTGCGTGAGATCCAGGAGCTCGCGGCCGCGCTCGACGTCTGA
- a CDS encoding response regulator transcription factor, which yields MIRVFIADDHAMVRMGMRQVLHELGGFEVVGEASNGREVLNSPLVDTCDVVVLDLSLPRVTGTEVLRRLHARRPQLPIVVHSMYPEEQLGKRSIAAGAVAYVSKEKPPEALVEAIRRAVSTPRYELMQHAASDVARGSAPHDELTPREHQVFMRLLAGATVAEIAAELNVHSCTVSNHFAKIRGKLGVQSIADLVRYAYGAGLIEAEPR from the coding sequence ATGATCCGTGTCTTCATCGCCGACGATCACGCCATGGTGCGCATGGGTATGCGCCAAGTGCTGCACGAGCTGGGCGGCTTCGAGGTGGTCGGCGAGGCCAGCAACGGACGCGAGGTGCTCAACAGCCCGCTCGTGGACACGTGCGACGTGGTGGTGCTGGACCTCTCGCTGCCGCGCGTGACGGGCACGGAGGTCCTGCGGCGCCTGCACGCACGGCGGCCGCAGCTCCCCATCGTGGTCCACTCCATGTACCCCGAGGAGCAGCTCGGGAAGCGAAGCATCGCGGCTGGGGCCGTGGCCTACGTCAGCAAGGAGAAGCCGCCCGAGGCGCTGGTGGAGGCCATCCGCCGCGCGGTGTCGACGCCACGCTACGAGCTCATGCAGCACGCCGCGAGCGACGTGGCACGCGGGAGCGCGCCACACGACGAGCTGACCCCGCGCGAGCACCAGGTGTTCATGCGGCTGCTGGCCGGGGCGACCGTCGCCGAGATCGCGGCGGAGCTGAACGTGCACTCCTGCACGGTGAGCAACCACTTCGCGAAGATCCGCGGCAAGCTCGGCGTGCAGAGCATCGCGGACCTCGTGCGCTACGCCTACGGCGCGGGGCTGATCGAGGCCGAGCCCCGCTGA